The Ooceraea biroi isolate clonal line C1 chromosome 1, Obir_v5.4, whole genome shotgun sequence genome has a window encoding:
- the LOC105274944 gene encoding hemicentin-1: MWWRWRWWSVVTKAATTTTTTVLVLVAAAVAAYSPSVELADLDKPIPIVAIDGVVGNKVELPCDIRSDDNDEVSMVLWYKEGGGEPIYSFDVRGRRQFNNARLWSSPSALGPRAFFVTATNPAHLTIDRLESTDEGIYRCRVDFRNSPTRKQRMNLTVIVPPSKPMILDGATRNLWSIEERYNEGSDVNLICEVRGGRPPPKLTWYLDNTVIDESYHYNAETGLTVNHLAYPKIGRQHLKARLICQAGNTNLVPPQTRLLILDVKLKPLVVQILTKETRVSADKNYDVECRTSGSRPEAVITWWKASTPIKKMSQTFSLENNQSLSILSFVPTIEDDGKYLTCRAENPDIPDSALEDKWRLDVQYQPVVSLRMGETLNPKYIKEGDDVYFECIVKANPKVYKLAWFKDGKELKNNSTAGVVFSDHSLVLQRVTRYSAGDYTCLAANSEGKTASNPVFLQIMYAPVCKEGKSEVVVGALKQETVSLVCSVESHPAALTYQWTFNNSGELVEMPHSRHSHAPAPGTPPAADSGLKEYQQFHGSKLNYTPASEMDYGTVACWASNQVGKQRTPCLFQVIAAGRPYTLHNCSATEMSAPLDLEELGSKSSTGLMVRCLEGYDGGLPIYSYQLEVVSDEDDGSILLNKTVPAGPNGPTFEVAGLTAGRSYRLFLYAVNAKGRSEPAILEPVTLKGVAMYTTGNTDASMLNPLLLGLAAMATLLALAVAGVLAALYRKHSTGRPGSPKHAPIVCEPPNAGATTPVHPQTKQAVDDIDPDIIPNEYERRPLTYTPVYKTPPQRRKKDRAADEDASPEKRPIVQHGLDLPPDSMLTDCLPTPTINYPQNHVSQQSTYNHPPTMADFKQMAMDAYNQRNNQNVYYSLQRTSKGLSSMPQRPVSSSVSAQGKFHQPEVVTRSNRIQESCI, encoded by the exons TACCGATCGTCGCCATCGACGGTGTAGTCGGGAACAAGGTGGAACTCCCCTGCGACATTCGCtccgacgacaacgacgaggtCAGCATGGTGCTTTGGTACAAGGAGGGCGGGGGCGAGCCGATTTACAG CTTCGACGTACGTGGTCGCCGGCAATTCAACAACGCCCGTCTCTGGTCGTCGCCCTCGGCATTGGGACCAAGAGCTTTTTTCGTCACGGCGACGAATCCAGCTCACCTCACCATCGATCGGCTGGAGAGCACGGACGAGGGGATCTATCGGTGCAGGGTGGACTTCAGGAACTCGCCGACGCGGAAACAAAGGATGAACTTAACCGTTATAG TGCCTCCGTCGAAGCCGATGATATTGGACGGCGCGACGAGGAACCTTTGGAGCATCGAGGAGCGGTACAACGAGGGTAGCGACGTGAACCTGATTTGCGAGGTACGGGGTGGCAGGCCGCCACCGAAGCTGACGTGGTATCTCGACAACACCGTGATAGACGAGTCCTATCACTACAACGCCGAGACCGGGTTAACGGTGAACCACTTGGCGTACCCGAAAATTGGCCGGCAGCATCTCAAGGCGAGGCTGATCTGTCAGGCGGGCAACACGAACCTGGTTCCGCCGCAGACCAGACTGCTCATCCTCGACGTCAAGC TGAAGCCGCTGGTGGTTCAGATCCTGACGAAGGAGACGCGGGTCTCGGCCGACAAAAATTACGACGTCGAGTGCCGTACGAGCGGTTCACGGCCAGAAGCGGTGATCACGTGGTGGAAGGCAAGCACGCCGATCAAGAAGATGTCCCAGACC TTTTCGCTGGAGAACAATCAGAGCCTGAGCATCCTCAGCTTCGTGCCAACCATAGAGGACGACGGTAAATATTTGACGTGCCGCGCGGAAAATCCCGACATACCGGACAGCGCGCTGGAGGACAAGTGGCGACTTGACGTGCAGTACCAGCCGGTGGTGAGTTTAAGGATGGGCGAGACGCTGAATCCGAAGTACATCAAGGAGGGCGACGACGTGTACTTTGAGTGCATCGTAAAGGCGAACCCGAAGGTCTACAAACTCGCCTGGTTCAAAGAC GGCAAAGAGCTGAAGAATAATTCCACGGCAGGTGTGGTCTTCAGCGATCACTCCTTGGTCCTGCAGCGCGTGACCCGATACTCCGCCGGCGACTATACCTGCCTTGCGGCGAACAGCGAGGGGAAGACTGCCAGTAATCCCGTATTCCTTCAGATAATGT ATGCTCCGGTGTGCAAGGAAGGTAAGAGCGAGGTGGTGGTCGGCGCTTTGAAACAGGAGACCGTGTCGCTGGTGTGCTCGGTGGAGAGCCACCCCGCCGCGCTGACTTATCAGTGGACATTCAATAATTCCGGCGAGCTGGTGGAAATGCCGCACTCGCGGCACTCCCACGCACCGGCACCGGGTACTCCGCCGGCCGCGGACAGCGGACTGAAAGAGTACCAGCAGTTTCACGGGTCCAAGCTCAACTACACGCCGGCTTCGGAAATGGATTACGGCACGGTGGCGTGCTGGGCGAGCAACCAGGTTGGCAAGCAACGAACACCCTGCCTCTTTCAG GTGATAGCCGCGGGTCGCCCGTACACCCTTCACAATTGCAGCGCCACGGAAATGTCGGCGCCCCTGGACTTGGAAGAGCTTGGGAGCAAGTCGAGCACAGGGCTGATGGTGCGATGCTTGGAGGGCTACGACGGAGGTCTGCCGATCTACAGTTATCAGCTGGAGGTCGTGtccgacgaggacgacggttCGATTCTGCTAAATAAGACGGTGCCGGCTGGTCCCAACGGACCGACCTTTGAAGTCGCCGGGCTAACGGCGGGAAGAAGCTACCGACTTTTTCTGTACGCGGTTAACGCGAAGGGGAGGAGCGAGCCTGCCATCCTCGAGCCGGTAACCCTGAAGGGTGTCGCCATGTACACGACCG GCAACACCGACGCATCGATGCTGAATCCGTTGTTGCTGGGCTTGGCAGCCATGGCGACCCTTTTGGCCCTGGCCGTAGCTGGAGTCCTGGCAGCGCTCTACCGGAAGCACTCCACCGGCCGACCCGGAAGCCCAAAGCACGCTCCCATCGTATGCGAGCCGCCTAATGCAGGTGCAACCACCCCGGTGCACCCTCAGACCAAGCAGGCGGTCGATGACATCGATCCGGACATCATACCCAACGAGTACG AAAGAAGACCGCTAACGTACACCCCCGTCTACAAGACACCACCACAACGAAGGAAGAAGGATCGCGCCGCCGACGAGGACGCCTCGCCGGAGAAGAGGCCGATCGTTCAGCACGGCCTGGACCTGCCACCGGACTCGATGCTGACGGACTGCCTGCCAACGCCCACCATAAACTACCCGCAGAATCACGTGTCCCAGCAGAGCACTTACAATCATCCGCCCACCATGGCAGACTTCAAGCAGATGGCGATGGACGCCTACAATCAGCGCAACAACCAAAAC GTATATTATAGTCTACAGAGGACGAGCAAGGGGCTCTCGTCAATGCCACAGAGGCCCGTCTCGTCGTCGGTCTCCGCGCAAGGCAAATTCCATCAGCCGGAAGTGGTGACACGCTCGAATCGGATACAAGAGAGCTGTATATAA